From Anopheles coluzzii chromosome 3, AcolN3, whole genome shotgun sequence, the proteins below share one genomic window:
- the LOC120960025 gene encoding uncharacterized protein LOC120960025 — translation MNVLKSPLWQHWLRSSVLPYGTTSNRLLSAQAAVEHVDPEWSTAKPYESIPTPSFMKMARMFGNNGRYANLDLVELHSRMWEDYGDIIRFKGMFGRRDVIMTYSPPDIEKVFRNEGQWPIRRGFDSFTYYRTHVRPDIFSETGGLVTEHGEKWQKVRTIVNPVMMQPKTIKLYVDQVDEIAREFMTLVAGMRDEKNELPKDFDQWLNRWALETMGVLALDTRFGVLKDEQTEEAKKILGLVRNIFELTYKLDVEMSLWKYISTPSYRKMMSVFDDLTALIMAKIDEAKQRVEKQPSNSANQSVLEKLLKINKHVAVIMSLDMLIAGIDTTSSGSTGVLYCLAKNPEKQAKLREELRTILPKKDSPLTAENMHNLPYLRACIKEGLRMYQPVAGNMRAAGRDLVLQGYQIPKGTDIAMGTAVLQRSEKYFRRASEYLPERWLSERPADVPSAKDSNPFIFLPFGFGARSCIGKRLAMMELEMITARLVRQFELRWNYDKLHFKQALINIPANPLQFELRDVDHCLLAHFTSTLRLIEALSTFSSMHPSRMLVVCACDFPFRKMAWRTLMQRSRGSTERLCAKRYVNTVAAATKQYIDPEWSNAKPYKAIPSPKLLAFAKEFKEGGRYYELTGADLFARWREDYGDLIRIKGMFGRPDMVVTFQPEDFAKVFRTEGAWPIRRSSATLCYYREKVRPEVFGELSGLITTQGETWQQLRTIVNPVMMQPKIIRLYVDQVDAVAREFMTIVAELRDAKCEVPADFNQWLNRWALETMGVLALDTRLGVLRPEQTTGAKAIISLVQKIFDLMYRLEFEPEYVLWKYFQTPSLKLLMQELDNLTNLVMGKIDEAVRRIEKAPKMEGTQSVLEKLLKTNKQLAVVMAFDMIMAGIDTTSSSTFGILYCLAKNPSKQALLRKELRSILPHHDSPLTPENMRNLPYLRACIKEGLRLYQPTPANVRNVGHNIVLQGYRIPKGTEVVMGTLALQRDAAYFSQPDVFLPERWLPEGQGMGIPSGKEAHPFIFLPFGFGARSCIGKRLAMMEMEIVIARLVRRYEVGWNYGKLKVKMGFVTTPTVPLQFELKDVID, via the exons ATGAACGTGTTAAAATCTCCACTGTGGCAACATTGGCTACGATCCAGCGTGCTTCCGTATGGGACAACATCGAACAGGCTGCTGAGTGCACAGGCCGCGGTCGAACACGTAGATCCGGAATGGTCCACGGCGAAACCGTACGAATCAATCCCCACTCCTTCCTTTATGAAGATGGCCCGGATGTTTGGCAACAATG GTCGTTACGCAAATCTGGATCTGGTGGAGTTGCATTCCCGCATGTGGGAAGACTACGGTGATATCATTCGCTTTAAGGGAATGTTTGGTCGCCGAGATGTCATTATGACGTACAGCCCACCTGACATTGAGAAGGTGTTCCGCAACGAGGGACAGTGGCCGATACGCCGTGGGTTCGATAGTTTTACGTACTACCGTACGCACGTACGACCAGATATCTTTAGCGAGACGGGCGGTCTAGTCACGGA ACACGGTGAAAAGTGGCAGAAGGTGCGCACCATCGTAAACCCGGTGATGATGCAACCGAAAACAATTAAACTTTACGTCGATCAGGTGGATGAAATAGCGCGAGAGTTTATGACACT ggTAGCAGGCATGAGGGATGAGAAGAACGAGCTACCGAAGGACTTTGATCAGTGGCTTAATCGGTGGGCGCTTGAAACGATGGGTGTTCTGGCGCTGGACACTCGGTTTGGTGTGTTGAAGGATGAACAGACGGAGGAAGCCAAAAAGATCCTTGGA CTTGTACGTAACATCTTCGAGCTAACGTATAAGTTGGACGTGGAAATGTCGCTCTGGAAGTACATCAGTACACCATCCTATAGGAAGATGATGAGCGTCTTCGATGATCTAACAGC ATTGATCATGGCCAAAATCGATGAAGCGAAGCAGCGTGTCGAGAAACAACCATCAAACTCAGCCAATCAAAGCGTACTGGAGAAGCTGCTTAAGATCAACAAGCACGTTGCAGTGATCATGTCGCTTGATATGCTTATTGCTGGAATTGATACG ACATCATCGGGATCGACCGGAGTGCTGTACTGTCTAGCGAAGAATCCGGAAAAGCAGGCTAAGCTGCGTGAAGAGCTGCGTACTATCTTGCCCAAAAAGGACTCACCATTGACGGCGGAGAATATGCACAATCTACCATACCTTAGAGCCTGCATCAAGGAGGGTCTGCGGATGTATCAACCCGTCGCTGGAAACATGCGTGCCGCCGGGCGGGACTTGGTCCTGCAGGGCTATCAAATTCCAAAGGGA ACTGATATTGCCATGGGCACAGCGGTATTGCAGCGTAGTGAGAAGTACTTCCGCCGAGCCTCGGAGTATCTACCGGAACGTTGGCTTTCCGAACGCCCTGCAGATGTGCCGAGTGCAAAGGATTCGAATCCCTTCATCTTCCTTCCGTTTGGCTTTGGTGCACGAAGCTGTATCGGTAAGCGGCTCGCCATGATGGAGTTGGAGATGATTACCGCCCGGCTGGTGCGGCAGTTCGAACTGCGATGGAACTACGATAAGCTGCACTTCAAGCAAGCGTTGATCAACATTCCTGCCAATCCGCTGCAGTTCGAACTGCGGGATGTAGATCACT GTTTGCTAGCACACTTCACTAGCACGCTGCGATTGATTGAAGCACTCAGCACCTTCAGTTCGATGCACCCTTCGCGTATGTTAgttgtgtgcgcgtgtgatTTTCCCTTCCGAAAAATGGCTTGGCGTACTTTGATGCAACGGTCTCGTGGTTCCACTGAACGTTTGTGCGCAAAAAGGTATGTAAACACCGTTGCCGCAGCAACGAAGCAGTACATCGATCCGGAATGGAGCAACGCAAAGCCGTACAAAGCCATTCCCAGTCCGAAGTTGTTGGCATTTGCGAAGGAATTCAAAGAAGGAG GCCGTTATTACGAACTCACCGGTGCCGATCTGTTTGCTCGATGGCGTGAAGATTACGGTGACCTGATACGCATCAAGGGAATGTTTGGCCGACCGGACATGGTGGTTACCTTTCAACCGGAAGACTTCGCAAAGGTATTTCGCACCGAGGGTGCTTGGCCGATACGGAGAAGCTCGGCAACGCTATGCTACTATCGGGAgaaggtgcgcccggaggtgTTTGGAGAGCTGAGCGGGCTCATAACGAC GCAAGGTGAAACGTGGCAACAGCTGCGGACCATCGTGAACCCGGTGATGATGCAACCGAAAATCATTCGCCTGTACGTGGATCAGGTGGATGCTGTTGCGAGAGAGTTTATGACAAT TGTGGCTGAACTGCGCGATGCAAAGTGTGAAGTACCGGCCGATTTCAACCAGTGGCTGAACCGTTGGGCACTAGAGACGATGGGAGTGCTCGCACTGGACACGCGGCTTGGTGTACTCCGACCGGAACAGACAACAGGGGCAAAGGCTATCATTTCG CTTGTGCAAAAGATATTCGATCTGATGTACCGGCTGGAGTTTGAACCTGAATATGTTCTTTGGAAATACTTCCAAACTCCATCACTCAAGTTGCTGATGCAAGAGTTAGATAATTTAACGAA TCTTGTGATGGGGAAAATCGATGAAGCAGTCCGGAGGATTGAAAAAGCACCCAAGATGGAAGGAACGCAGAGTGTCCTGGAGAAACTGCTGAAGACGAACAAACAGCTAGCGGTGGTGATGGCTTTCGACATGATAAtggccggaatcgatacg ACATCATCGAGTACGTTTGGCATTCTGTACTGTCTCGCGAAAAACCCATCCAAGCAGGCCCTGCTGCGCAAAGAGCTGCGTAGTATTCTTCCGCATCATGATTCACCCTTGACGCCGGAAAACATGCGCAACTTGCCGTACTTGCGTGCTTGTATCAAGGAGGGACTACGGCTGTACCAACCAACGCCAGCAAACGTGCGGAACGTGGGCCATAATATCGTCCTGCAAGGATACCGCATACCGAAAGGA ACGGAGGTAGTGATGGGAACGCTAGCGTTGCAGCGTGATGCAGCTTACTTCTCTCAGCCGGACGTATTTCTGCCGGAAAGATGGCTACCCGAAGGACAGGGCATGGGTATACCCAGCGGAAAGGAGGCACATCCGTTCATCTTTCTCCCGTTTGGATTCGGTGCAAGAAGTTGCATCGGCAAACGACTGGCGATGATGGAGATGGAGATCGTTATTGCACGGCTTGTGCGTAGGTACGAAGTGGGATGGAATTACGGCAAGCTCAAAGTGAAAATGGGCTTTGTCACTACTCCCACAGTGCCGCTTCAGTTCGAACTGAAGGATGTGATTGATTAG